A section of the Amycolatopsis sp. AA4 genome encodes:
- a CDS encoding bacteriophage holin encodes MPYLPVYVLLAAGLLVLALLLVRTAGVLRRFRRTVSMVSADTHDRTGLIRARSAALRVAVAERRPATGDK; translated from the coding sequence GTGCCGTACCTGCCCGTCTACGTGCTGCTCGCGGCCGGCCTGCTCGTCCTGGCCCTGCTGCTGGTACGGACCGCCGGAGTCTTGCGCCGCTTCCGCCGCACCGTGAGCATGGTCAGTGCGGACACCCACGACCGGACCGGACTGATCCGGGCCCGGTCCGCGGCACTCCGCGTGGCCGTGGCCGAACGCCGCCCGGCGACCGGCGACAAGTAA
- the tatA gene encoding Sec-independent protein translocase subunit TatA, whose product MNALQPWHIIVLVLVVVLLFGAKRLPDAARSIGKSMKIFKAETKDLTGEQKAEAEAESADTRHIAAPAQTAHDKQVADLQRQLDELKRQQASSADQPQKNAS is encoded by the coding sequence ATGAACGCGCTGCAGCCGTGGCACATCATCGTTCTGGTGCTCGTGGTGGTTCTGCTGTTCGGAGCGAAGCGGCTCCCGGACGCGGCCCGGTCCATCGGCAAGTCCATGAAGATCTTCAAGGCCGAGACCAAGGACCTGACCGGCGAACAGAAGGCCGAAGCCGAGGCCGAGTCCGCCGACACCCGGCACATCGCCGCGCCCGCGCAGACCGCGCACGACAAGCAGGTCGCCGACCTCCAGCGCCAGCTCGACGAACTGAAGAGGCAGCAGGCGTCCTCGGCCGACCAGCCGCAGAAGAACGCGAGCTGA
- the tatC gene encoding twin-arginine translocase subunit TatC: protein MAEAAHGNGSRSSKRSRRSRRKNPDGTMTLIEHIYEFRRRLGWAVVFVVIGAIFGFIWFEQRLGPVPSLGDIMTHPYCAIPASQRFAGDQSGCRLLQTVPFEAFMIRLKVGVAAGAVLLSPAWLYQLWAFIAPGLYAKERRYALIFVSFASVLFAAGAVLAYLLVPHALALLAGFGQDQFVTALTADKYISFILSLLVIFGVSFELPLLVVMLNRVGVLKYQQLKKWRRGIVFALFVFAAFATPGSDPFSMLGLAAALTLLFEISIQLARFHDRKLDRVRHDEGWDQLADDEAAPFHYTPTTADGEEPTAQQPSSGRAGPTDDIT, encoded by the coding sequence GTGGCGGAAGCCGCCCACGGCAACGGCAGCCGGTCCAGCAAGCGGAGCCGGCGCAGCCGTCGGAAAAACCCCGACGGCACGATGACGCTCATCGAGCACATCTACGAGTTCCGCCGCCGCCTCGGCTGGGCGGTCGTTTTCGTCGTCATCGGCGCGATCTTCGGGTTCATCTGGTTCGAGCAGCGCCTCGGCCCGGTCCCGTCGCTCGGCGACATCATGACCCACCCGTACTGCGCCATCCCGGCCTCGCAGCGCTTCGCCGGCGACCAGTCCGGCTGCCGGCTGCTGCAGACCGTGCCGTTCGAAGCGTTCATGATCCGCCTCAAGGTCGGCGTCGCGGCCGGCGCGGTGCTGCTGTCGCCGGCCTGGCTGTACCAGCTGTGGGCGTTCATCGCGCCCGGCCTCTACGCCAAGGAACGCCGGTACGCGCTGATCTTCGTCAGCTTCGCCTCCGTGCTCTTCGCCGCCGGCGCCGTGCTGGCCTACCTGCTCGTCCCGCACGCGCTCGCGCTGCTGGCCGGATTCGGCCAGGACCAGTTCGTCACCGCCCTCACCGCGGACAAGTACATCTCGTTCATCCTGTCGCTGCTGGTGATCTTCGGCGTCAGCTTCGAACTCCCGCTGCTCGTCGTGATGCTCAACCGCGTCGGCGTCCTCAAGTACCAGCAGCTCAAGAAGTGGCGCCGCGGCATCGTGTTCGCGCTGTTCGTGTTCGCCGCGTTCGCCACCCCCGGCTCGGACCCGTTCTCGATGCTCGGCCTCGCCGCCGCGCTCACCCTGCTGTTCGAGATCTCGATCCAGCTCGCCCGCTTCCACGACCGCAAGCTCGACCGCGTCCGCCACGACGAGGGCTGGGACCAGCTGGCCGACGACGAGGCCGCGCCGTTCCACTACACGCCGACCACCGCCGACGGCGAGGAACCGACCGCGCAGCAGCCGTCCTCCGGACGCGCCGGCCCGACCGACGACATCACCTGA
- a CDS encoding diacylglycerol kinase family protein yields MGLNAALAVHPASGRGTAARLAEAVAARLRPAVDRLDLLTATSVEESRALMRSSHAEGLDVLIVLGGDGAAHQGVQFCADHGVALGLVPSGTGNDFARALGVPADPRAATDALARALQAGHRRTVDLGRVGDTWFATVLCAGFDAAVNARANAMRWPAGPRRYDLAILAELAAFKPSPIVVYTDEGAISGDTSLIAVGNTPYYGGGIPICPDAAPDDGLFDVTLIGAPGRARLLRMLPHLRTGEHVHKSSVETFRTRTLRIEAPGWPVYADGEDQGRTPVEAVCVPSALTVVAPPR; encoded by the coding sequence ATGGGCCTGAACGCAGCGCTGGCCGTGCACCCGGCCTCCGGCCGCGGCACGGCCGCCCGCCTCGCCGAAGCGGTCGCGGCGCGGCTCCGGCCCGCCGTCGACCGGCTCGACCTCCTCACCGCCACCAGCGTCGAGGAATCCCGCGCCCTCATGCGGTCCTCGCACGCCGAAGGCCTCGACGTGCTGATCGTCCTCGGCGGCGACGGCGCGGCCCACCAAGGCGTCCAGTTCTGCGCCGACCACGGCGTCGCACTCGGCCTCGTCCCCTCCGGCACCGGCAACGACTTCGCCCGCGCCCTCGGCGTCCCGGCCGACCCGCGCGCGGCCACCGACGCCCTCGCCCGAGCCCTGCAAGCCGGGCACCGGCGCACCGTCGACCTCGGCCGCGTCGGCGACACCTGGTTCGCCACCGTGCTCTGCGCGGGATTCGACGCCGCCGTCAACGCCCGCGCGAACGCGATGCGCTGGCCCGCCGGACCCCGCCGCTACGACCTCGCGATCCTCGCCGAACTCGCCGCGTTCAAACCCAGCCCGATCGTCGTGTACACCGACGAGGGCGCCATCTCCGGGGACACGAGCCTCATCGCGGTCGGCAACACCCCGTACTACGGCGGCGGCATCCCCATCTGCCCCGACGCCGCCCCGGACGACGGCCTCTTCGACGTCACCCTCATCGGCGCCCCCGGCCGCGCCCGCCTCCTGCGGATGCTGCCGCACCTGCGCACCGGCGAACACGTGCACAAGTCCAGCGTCGAAACCTTCCGCACCCGCACCCTGCGCATCGAAGCGCCCGGCTGGCCGGTCTACGCCGACGGCGAGGACCAGGGCCGGACGCCGGTCGAAGCGGTCTGCGTGCCCTCCGCGCTCACGGTCGTCGCGCCCCCGCGGTGA
- a CDS encoding RNA helicase produces the protein MATSPSPSPAEAYAASRRRAKHPQLTRFSAESAFEFDDFQIRGCEALEEGHGVLVCAPTGAGKTVVGEFAVHLALAEGRKCFYTTPIKALSNQKYADLVERYGNDAVGLLTGDTSINGNAQVVVMTTEVLRNMLYAGSSAIPELGYVVMDEVHYLADRFRGAVWEEVILHLPEHVRVVGLSATVSNAEEFGEWLVEVRGDTTVVVDEHRPVPLWQHMLVGNQLLDLFAGQNEADPGEQLRINPTLLRKTDDLGRFAPTFRGPRGGRRGAPPRGPRFRPPSRVDVVERLDHAGLLPAIVFIFSRAGCDAAVAQCVRSGLRLNGPDQVEEIRRIVDERTADLPEGDLGVLGYWEWREALERGFAGHHAGLLPAFKETVEELFVRGLVKVVFATETLALGINMPARTVVLERLVKYNGEAHVDLTPGEYTQLTGRAGRRGIDIEGHAVVAWQPGVDPKAVAGLASTRTYPLRSSFRPGYNMAVNLVAQVGADAARDLLEQSFAQFQADRSVVGTARRIERNKEALKGYTAAISGDFDQMLEYVELRAKISAREKTLSRQNTSSRRAETAQSLEKLRKGDVIAVPAGRRAGLAVVVDPGLDPIREPRPVVVTEDRWSGPLSSADFPSPVEALGRIRLPKHLELRSPKTRRDIASALRDSGISLPGRQRRRTAAADDAELASLRRALRAHPCHGLAEREANLRWVERYQRLSAETEQLERKVAATTHSLARAFDRILRLLGERGYVRPGDGEDRVTEHGRRLTRLYSESDLLAAECIRHGVWNGLGPAELAAVVSTLVFEARRDTAGEPRLPGGAVPGAWQETSRLWVELTEDERRHRLDRTREPDAGFAWPVYRWARGESLEKVLTAAETNGQELSAGDFVRWCRQVIDLLDQIRDVLGKEDPVGSAAAQAVRALRRGVVAAGAA, from the coding sequence GTGGCCACTAGCCCTTCACCATCGCCGGCCGAGGCCTACGCTGCCTCCCGTCGCCGCGCCAAGCACCCCCAGCTGACCCGGTTTTCCGCCGAATCGGCCTTCGAATTCGACGATTTCCAGATCCGCGGCTGCGAAGCGCTCGAAGAGGGCCACGGCGTCCTGGTCTGCGCCCCCACCGGGGCGGGCAAGACCGTGGTCGGCGAGTTCGCCGTCCACCTCGCCCTCGCCGAGGGCCGCAAATGCTTCTACACCACGCCGATCAAGGCCCTGTCCAACCAGAAGTACGCCGACCTCGTCGAACGCTACGGCAACGACGCCGTCGGCCTGCTCACCGGCGACACCTCGATCAACGGCAACGCCCAGGTGGTCGTCATGACCACCGAGGTGCTCCGCAACATGCTCTACGCGGGCAGCTCCGCCATCCCCGAACTCGGCTACGTGGTCATGGACGAGGTCCACTACCTCGCCGACCGCTTCCGCGGCGCGGTCTGGGAGGAAGTGATCCTCCACCTGCCCGAACACGTCCGCGTGGTCGGCCTGTCCGCCACGGTCAGCAACGCCGAGGAATTCGGCGAATGGCTCGTCGAGGTCCGCGGCGACACCACCGTCGTCGTCGACGAGCACCGCCCGGTACCGCTGTGGCAGCACATGCTCGTCGGCAACCAGCTGCTCGACCTGTTCGCCGGCCAGAACGAAGCCGACCCGGGCGAGCAGCTGCGGATCAACCCCACGCTGCTGCGCAAAACCGACGACCTCGGCCGGTTCGCGCCCACCTTCCGCGGTCCCCGCGGCGGCCGCCGGGGAGCCCCGCCGCGCGGCCCGAGGTTCCGGCCCCCGTCGCGCGTCGACGTCGTCGAACGGCTCGACCACGCCGGGCTGCTGCCCGCGATCGTGTTCATCTTCTCCCGCGCCGGCTGCGACGCCGCGGTCGCCCAATGCGTCCGCTCCGGCCTGCGGCTCAACGGCCCCGACCAGGTCGAGGAGATCCGCCGGATCGTCGACGAGCGCACCGCCGACCTGCCCGAGGGCGACCTCGGCGTCCTCGGCTACTGGGAATGGCGCGAGGCGCTCGAACGCGGCTTCGCCGGCCACCACGCCGGCCTGCTGCCCGCGTTCAAGGAAACCGTCGAGGAACTGTTCGTCCGCGGCCTGGTCAAGGTCGTGTTCGCGACCGAAACCCTCGCCCTCGGCATCAACATGCCCGCCCGCACCGTCGTCCTCGAACGGCTCGTGAAATACAACGGCGAGGCCCACGTCGACCTCACCCCGGGCGAGTACACGCAGCTCACCGGCCGCGCCGGCCGCCGCGGCATCGACATCGAGGGCCACGCCGTCGTCGCCTGGCAGCCCGGGGTAGACCCGAAGGCCGTCGCCGGACTCGCCTCCACCCGCACGTACCCGCTGCGCTCGTCGTTCCGCCCCGGCTACAACATGGCGGTCAACCTGGTCGCCCAGGTCGGCGCCGACGCCGCCCGCGACCTGCTGGAACAGTCGTTCGCGCAGTTCCAGGCCGACCGGTCGGTCGTCGGCACCGCGCGCAGGATCGAACGCAACAAGGAAGCCCTCAAGGGCTACACCGCCGCGATCTCCGGCGACTTCGACCAGATGCTCGAGTACGTCGAACTCCGCGCCAAGATCTCCGCCCGCGAGAAAACCCTGTCGCGGCAGAACACCTCCTCCCGGCGCGCCGAAACCGCCCAGTCGCTGGAAAAACTGCGCAAGGGCGACGTCATCGCGGTCCCCGCGGGCCGCCGCGCCGGCCTCGCCGTCGTCGTCGACCCCGGCCTCGACCCGATCCGCGAACCGCGGCCGGTAGTGGTCACCGAGGACCGCTGGTCCGGACCGCTGTCCTCGGCCGACTTCCCGTCCCCGGTCGAGGCGCTCGGCCGGATCCGGCTGCCCAAGCACCTCGAACTGCGCTCGCCGAAAACCCGCCGAGACATCGCCTCGGCGCTGCGCGACTCCGGCATCTCCCTGCCCGGACGGCAGCGCCGCCGCACCGCGGCCGCCGACGACGCCGAACTCGCCTCGCTGCGCCGCGCCCTGCGCGCCCACCCGTGCCACGGCCTGGCCGAACGCGAGGCGAACCTCCGCTGGGTCGAGCGTTACCAGCGCCTCTCCGCGGAAACTGAACAGCTCGAACGGAAAGTCGCGGCCACCACGCACTCGCTGGCCCGCGCGTTCGACCGGATCCTGCGGCTGCTCGGCGAACGCGGCTACGTCCGCCCCGGCGACGGCGAGGACCGTGTCACCGAGCACGGCCGCCGCCTCACCCGCCTCTACAGCGAATCCGACCTGCTCGCCGCCGAGTGCATCCGGCACGGCGTCTGGAACGGCCTCGGCCCGGCCGAACTCGCCGCCGTCGTGTCCACGCTCGTGTTCGAGGCCCGCCGCGACACCGCGGGCGAACCCCGCCTGCCCGGCGGCGCGGTCCCCGGCGCCTGGCAGGAAACCAGCAGGCTGTGGGTCGAACTCACCGAGGACGAACGCCGCCACCGCCTCGACCGCACCCGCGAGCCCGACGCCGGGTTCGCCTGGCCGGTCTACCGCTGGGCGCGCGGCGAATCCCTGGAGAAGGTCCTCACCGCGGCCGAGACCAACGGGCAGGAGCTGTCCGCGGGCGACTTCGTCCGCTGGTGCCGCCAGGTGATCGACCTGCTCGACCAGATCCGCGACGTCCTCGGCAAGGAGGACCCGGTCGGCTCGGCGGCCGCGCAGGCGGTCCGGGCGCTGCGCCGCGGCGTGGTGGCCGCGGGCGCGGCGTGA
- a CDS encoding DUF4333 domain-containing protein, protein MSTPYGGNDPRQQPQYGQQPYGQDPHYGQQPGGAYPQSGPQQQPYPSQQYGQQPYGQDPQYGQQPGGYPQQQQPPQQPQWGQQPPQYGQQPPSYGQQPYGDPQQQYGGQQPGQYDYGQPGGAAPESSGGSKKGLFIGIGALVVVVAVVAILGFVAPGFFKTEVFNNTQMQTDVAKMLTETYKIQGVSGVTCPAEQKVEDGAKFECTATVNGKPQQVPITVKGNDGNYEVSPPAAK, encoded by the coding sequence ATGAGCACGCCGTATGGCGGCAACGACCCGCGGCAGCAGCCCCAGTACGGGCAACAGCCCTACGGCCAGGACCCCCACTACGGGCAGCAGCCGGGCGGCGCGTACCCGCAGAGCGGGCCGCAGCAGCAGCCGTACCCGTCCCAGCAGTACGGCCAGCAGCCCTACGGTCAGGACCCGCAGTACGGCCAGCAGCCCGGCGGCTACCCGCAACAGCAGCAGCCGCCGCAGCAGCCCCAGTGGGGCCAGCAGCCGCCGCAGTACGGGCAGCAGCCGCCCTCCTACGGCCAGCAGCCCTACGGCGACCCGCAGCAGCAGTACGGCGGCCAGCAGCCCGGCCAGTACGACTACGGCCAGCCCGGCGGAGCCGCGCCGGAATCCTCGGGCGGGTCGAAGAAGGGCCTGTTCATCGGGATCGGCGCGCTCGTCGTGGTGGTGGCCGTCGTGGCGATCCTCGGCTTCGTCGCGCCCGGCTTCTTCAAGACCGAGGTCTTCAACAACACCCAGATGCAGACCGACGTCGCGAAGATGCTCACCGAGACCTACAAGATCCAGGGCGTCAGCGGGGTCACCTGCCCGGCCGAGCAGAAGGTGGAGGACGGCGCGAAATTCGAGTGCACCGCCACCGTCAACGGCAAACCGCAGCAGGTCCCGATCACGGTCAAGGGCAACGACGGCAACTACGAGGTCTCGCCGCCCGCGGCCAAGTGA
- a CDS encoding GNAT family N-acetyltransferase, whose product MSDRTVRILRPDEQRAAWDLFRAALHVQPGTDEEWERVSAAYSAERSWGVFEPDLIGTARSFASEMVVPGGARLPLAAVTGVGVRAGRTRRGVLSSLQAAQLGDLADQGVALALLHASEGSIYGRYGYGVTTLANQVVVKKHRAQLRPDVPAGGEVTVLGIDEAAPRWPELYAATATSHVAAMTRPEIYWPGFEGHLRRRAKLVQTAVHTGQDGVDGYVIYHVEEGSAHDNGKLQAVEFSYANPAAFAGLWRFLLSVDLVEEIVLGMRPLDEPHALLFTDPRAAKTESTEDESWLRLVDVPAALAARTYGPAEPVVLEVSDRSLPANEGRYRVGPDGASRTDAEPALRLSVDTLAMLYFGTFRASALAGTGRIEVLDPAAPESADVLFGTRESVWCGTFF is encoded by the coding sequence ATGAGCGACCGCACCGTCCGCATCCTCCGTCCCGACGAGCAGCGCGCGGCCTGGGACTTGTTCCGCGCCGCGCTGCACGTCCAGCCCGGCACCGACGAGGAATGGGAACGCGTCTCCGCGGCCTACTCGGCCGAACGCAGCTGGGGCGTCTTCGAACCGGACCTGATCGGCACCGCCCGGTCCTTCGCCTCGGAAATGGTGGTCCCCGGCGGAGCCCGGCTCCCGCTCGCCGCGGTCACCGGGGTCGGCGTCCGCGCCGGACGCACCCGCCGCGGCGTGCTCAGCTCGCTGCAGGCCGCGCAACTGGGCGACCTCGCCGACCAAGGCGTCGCGCTGGCGCTGCTGCACGCGTCCGAGGGCTCGATCTACGGCCGCTACGGCTACGGCGTCACCACCCTCGCGAACCAGGTCGTGGTGAAGAAGCACCGGGCGCAACTGCGTCCGGACGTGCCGGCCGGGGGAGAGGTCACCGTGCTCGGCATCGACGAGGCCGCCCCGCGCTGGCCGGAACTGTACGCCGCCACCGCGACGAGCCACGTCGCCGCGATGACCCGGCCGGAGATCTACTGGCCGGGGTTCGAAGGACACCTGCGCCGCCGCGCGAAGCTGGTCCAGACCGCCGTGCACACCGGCCAGGACGGCGTCGACGGCTACGTGATCTACCACGTCGAGGAGGGTTCCGCCCACGACAACGGCAAGCTGCAGGCGGTGGAGTTCAGCTATGCCAACCCGGCCGCGTTCGCCGGACTGTGGCGGTTCCTGCTGTCGGTCGACCTGGTCGAGGAGATCGTCCTCGGCATGCGCCCGCTCGACGAACCGCACGCGCTGCTGTTCACCGATCCGCGGGCGGCGAAAACCGAGAGCACCGAGGACGAAAGCTGGCTGCGGCTGGTCGACGTGCCGGCCGCGCTCGCCGCCCGCACCTACGGCCCGGCCGAACCCGTCGTGCTCGAAGTCTCCGACCGGTCGCTGCCCGCCAACGAAGGCCGCTACCGCGTAGGACCCGACGGCGCCTCCCGCACCGACGCGGAACCCGCGCTGCGGCTCTCGGTCGACACTCTCGCGATGCTCTACTTCGGAACGTTCCGCGCGTCCGCGCTCGCCGGTACCGGCCGCATCGAGGTGCTCGACCCGGCCGCGCCCGAGTCCGCCGACGTTCTCTTCGGCACGCGCGAATCGGTGTGGTGCGGTACGTTCTTCTGA
- a CDS encoding DUF4333 domain-containing protein, with the protein MRAVRVLLLCGLGMLAAAGCDSGTPAPPVHTVTVTPNSPAQPGVASSSAPSSSSAMRVFDSRVMASAVTRLLTDDYKMANVGAVTCPDRQPVADGSRFQCTVDIAGKTKHVPITVTGADGNYRVDPPQ; encoded by the coding sequence ATGCGCGCCGTGCGGGTGCTGCTGTTGTGCGGCTTGGGAATGCTCGCCGCCGCGGGCTGCGACAGCGGCACGCCGGCGCCGCCGGTCCACACCGTCACCGTCACGCCGAACAGCCCCGCGCAACCGGGCGTCGCGTCGTCGTCGGCGCCCAGCTCCTCGTCGGCGATGCGCGTGTTCGATTCCCGGGTGATGGCTTCGGCCGTCACCCGGCTCCTCACCGACGACTACAAGATGGCGAACGTCGGCGCGGTCACCTGCCCGGACCGGCAGCCCGTCGCCGACGGCTCGCGCTTCCAGTGCACTGTGGACATCGCGGGCAAGACGAAACACGTCCCCATCACGGTGACCGGCGCGGACGGCAACTACCGCGTCGACCCGCCGCAGTGA
- a CDS encoding GNAT family N-acetyltransferase, whose amino-acid sequence MSDYVVRQITDSESRATLDLLVRSLHGNPPSDERWAKVGGSWTADGRTGAFHDGEPIGIASSFATRLTVPGGGSVPMAAVDGVGVRADWTRRGVLTAMMDRQLHDFVRRGHVVAALHASEALIYGRFGYGVATRMATLQVKHPARLRETVAAPGRVRLLSTDDAIATIPSLYQRIDTRRPGLIARPELWWPIAFNWHLHPDGGNHRVAVHSGPDGDDGYAVFHVVPQNSYLDPERGAALEVHDMHAASPEALAGLWRFLLSVDLIEVVNVRGRPVDDPVGLLLVDPRRAQTVGVDDELWLRLIDVPAALAARTYGSAEPVVLEVNDRMLPDNRGRYRVGGDGVERTEAEADLQLDVDTLAMLYLGAWEAGPLALSGRITGASAETLARVDALFRTGTQPWTGTHF is encoded by the coding sequence ATGAGCGACTACGTGGTACGCCAGATCACCGACTCCGAAAGCCGCGCGACTCTCGACCTTCTGGTGCGGTCCCTGCACGGAAACCCGCCCTCGGACGAGCGCTGGGCGAAGGTCGGCGGTTCGTGGACGGCGGACGGCCGGACCGGAGCGTTCCACGACGGCGAACCCATCGGCATCGCCAGCTCGTTCGCCACGCGACTCACCGTCCCCGGCGGCGGCTCCGTGCCGATGGCCGCGGTCGACGGCGTCGGCGTCCGCGCGGACTGGACCCGCCGCGGCGTGCTCACCGCGATGATGGACCGGCAACTGCACGACTTCGTCCGGCGCGGCCACGTCGTCGCCGCCCTGCACGCGAGCGAAGCCCTGATCTACGGCCGCTTCGGCTACGGCGTCGCCACCCGCATGGCCACCCTGCAGGTCAAGCACCCGGCCCGGCTGCGCGAAACCGTCGCCGCCCCCGGCCGCGTCCGGCTGCTCTCCACCGACGACGCGATCGCGACGATTCCCTCGCTGTACCAACGGATCGACACCCGCCGCCCCGGCCTGATCGCCCGTCCGGAACTGTGGTGGCCGATTGCGTTCAACTGGCATCTCCACCCGGACGGCGGCAACCATCGCGTGGCCGTCCACAGTGGACCGGACGGCGACGACGGCTACGCGGTCTTCCACGTCGTGCCGCAGAACAGCTACCTCGACCCGGAGCGCGGCGCCGCGCTCGAAGTCCACGACATGCACGCGGCGAGCCCGGAAGCGCTGGCCGGGCTGTGGCGGTTCCTGCTGTCGGTGGACCTGATCGAGGTCGTGAACGTGCGCGGCCGTCCGGTGGACGATCCGGTCGGCCTGCTGCTCGTCGACCCGCGCCGGGCCCAGACCGTCGGCGTCGACGACGAACTGTGGCTGCGGCTGATCGACGTTCCGGCCGCGCTCGCGGCACGCACGTACGGCTCGGCCGAACCGGTGGTGCTGGAAGTGAACGACCGCATGCTGCCGGACAACCGCGGCCGGTACCGGGTCGGCGGCGACGGCGTCGAACGCACCGAGGCCGAGGCCGACCTGCAGCTCGACGTCGACACCCTGGCGATGCTGTACCTCGGCGCCTGGGAGGCCGGTCCGCTCGCGTTGTCCGGCCGGATCACCGGCGCCAGCGCGGAAACGCTGGCGCGGGTGGACGCGTTGTTCCGGACCGGGACGCAGCCCTGGACCGGTACGCACTTCTGA
- a CDS encoding 5'-3' exonuclease, whose amino-acid sequence MTGPLALLDSASLYFRSFYALPDSMTAPDGTPVNAVRGFTDTIARILTDRRPSRLVACLDADWRPKFRTDLLPSYKAHRVAVPGDGGADVEEVPDTLTPQVPIILEVLEAFGFAVAEADGYEADDVIGALATREKDAPVEVITGDRDLFQLVREEPTPTSVVYVGKGWAKAEVLGQREIAEKYGVPAEHAGPAYADMAALRGDPSDGLPGVAGIGEKTAAKLITEFGSLEELVAAASAGDSRVPLKTRLRLSDAADYLAVAPTVVRVAVDAPVVQSGPDAVPSAPADPDRVAELAERWNLGRSVERLLAALPGA is encoded by the coding sequence GTGACCGGACCACTCGCTCTCCTCGATTCCGCGAGCCTCTACTTCCGCTCGTTCTACGCGCTGCCCGATTCGATGACCGCGCCCGACGGGACGCCGGTCAACGCCGTGCGCGGGTTCACCGACACGATCGCGCGCATCCTGACCGACCGTCGTCCGTCGCGGCTGGTCGCCTGTCTCGACGCGGACTGGCGGCCGAAGTTCCGCACCGATCTGCTGCCGAGCTACAAGGCGCACCGGGTCGCGGTGCCCGGGGACGGCGGGGCGGACGTCGAGGAGGTGCCCGACACGCTGACCCCTCAGGTGCCGATCATCCTGGAAGTGCTGGAGGCGTTCGGGTTCGCCGTCGCGGAGGCGGACGGGTACGAGGCGGACGACGTGATCGGCGCGCTCGCGACGCGGGAGAAGGACGCGCCGGTCGAGGTGATCACCGGCGACCGCGACCTGTTCCAGCTGGTGCGCGAGGAGCCGACGCCGACGTCGGTGGTCTACGTCGGGAAGGGCTGGGCGAAGGCGGAAGTGCTGGGGCAGCGGGAAATCGCCGAGAAGTACGGCGTTCCGGCCGAGCACGCCGGGCCCGCGTACGCCGACATGGCCGCGTTGCGCGGCGACCCGTCGGACGGGCTGCCCGGCGTGGCCGGGATCGGCGAGAAGACCGCGGCGAAGCTGATCACCGAGTTCGGTTCGCTGGAGGAACTCGTCGCCGCGGCCTCGGCCGGGGATTCGCGGGTGCCGCTGAAGACCCGGCTGCGGCTCTCCGACGCCGCGGACTACCTGGCCGTCGCGCCCACCGTGGTGCGGGTCGCGGTGGACGCGCCGGTCGTGCAGTCCGGGCCGGACGCGGTGCCGTCCGCGCCCGCCGATCCGGACCGGGTGGCGGAGCTGGCCGAGCGGTGGAACCTCGGCCGCTCGGTGGAGCGGCTGCTGGCGGCGCTGCCCGGGGCTTGA